GTTGACGAGCCGGCCCTCCGCGAGCACGTTCAGCCGGCGGCCGTCCGGCATCTCGTATGCCTCGACGCCATCCCGGGCCTCGTAGTGGTCGGCCGCCAACTCCTCGAGCGCCACCAGGTCGATCTCGACGTCGAAGTGGCCCGCGTTCGCCAGCAGGACGCCGTCTTGCATCTTCCGGAAGTGCTCTTCGACGATCACGTCGCGGTTGCCGGTGGTGGTGATGAAGACGTCGCCCACCTCGGCGGCCTCGCTCATCGGCATCACGTCGTACCCTTCCATGTGCGCCTCGAGCGCCTTCCGCGAGTCGACTTCCGCGACGATGACGTTGGCGTTTTGCCCGGACGCTTTCTTTGCGACACCCTTCCCGCAGTAGCCGAAGCCGGCGACGACGATGTCCTTGCCCGCAAACGAGAGGTTCGTCGTCATCGCGATCGTCGCGAGTGAGGACTCCCCGGTGCCGTGGACGTTGTCGAACAGCCGCTTCATCGGCGTGTCGTTCACCGCGAAGACGGGGTACTCCAGCGCGCCGTCCTCGGCCATCGACCGCAGCCGGTGGACCCCGGTGGTCGTCTCCTCGCAGCCCCCGACGATGGTGTCGATCAGTTCGGGGTAGTCCTCGTGGATCGCGAACACGAGGTCGCCGCCGTCGTCGACGGTGATCGTCGGATCGTGGCCGATGGTGGCCTCGATCGCCTCGTAGTACTCCTCGTCGTCGACGCCCCGCACCGCGTAGGAGGTGATCTTCTCGTGGGCGTCCAGCGCCGCGCTCACGTCGTCGTGGGTCGACAGCGGGTTACAGCCGGTGAGCGTCACCTCGGCGCCGCCGTCTGCAAGCAACTCGACGAGGTTTGCGGTCTTTGCCTCGACGTGCATTGCCATCGCCACGCGCTCGCCTTCGAGGGGCTTCTCTGCGAGAAAGTCCTCACGCAGCGACTCCAGGATCGGCATGTGCTGTAGCGCCCAGTCCATTTTTCGGCGACCCTCCTCGCGGGTCGTCTCCGGCTCCGCGAGCTGCTCGGTCACCGGCGGGTATCCGGTTGTACTCATACATCCAGGATTCGGGAACGGCGGTGAAAACGCTACCGACACGCGCACAACAGTACTGTGGCGGCTATCCCCTCAACGGCTGCTGTCTCCCCCAACGGCTGGTGTCCCCTCAACGGCTGTCCGGCAGCGACAGCGACGACGACCGCGGACTCAACCTTTTTGTCGGCGAGGGTCGTCTCCCCGGACATGAACTACCGGGAGGTCACGCCGACGCGAGAGTTCCTCGCGCGGCTCGACACTGGGGCGGACTGGCGCGAGGAGATCGAATCGCTGGCCAGCGAGGAGGGGATCGAGTCGGCCTGGTTCAACGCGATGGGGGCGGTCCAGGACGCCGAGATCTGGTTTTACGACCAGGAGACCAAGGAGTACCAGCCGGTGACGTTCGACGAACCGCTGGAGGTCGCCGCCTGCATAGGGAACATCGCGCTGCTCGAGGGCGAGGTGTTCGCCCACACCCACGCGGTGTTGTCCCGTCCGAGCGGGCAGACGCTTGCAGGTCACCTCAACTCCGCGACCGTCTTCGCCGGCGAGGTCCACATGCGGGCGTTCGAGGAGCCGCTCGAGCGGTCCCACGACGACGTGACCGATCTGGACCTCTGGCTGTGAACGGCGGGAACGAGGGGAGCGAACAACCGTGAGACCGGACGACGAGCGCTACTTCGAGCGGATCGAATCCCGGCTGGACGAGGCGTTCGACCGCGCCGAGGCGGCGAAAGCGCAGGGACGCGACCCCGAACCGGAGATCGAGATCCCGGTCGCGCGCGACATGGCCGACCGGGTCGAGAACATCCTCGGGATCGACGGCGTCGCCGAACGGGTCCGCGAACTCGAAGGCGAGATGTCCCGCGAGGAGGCCGCCCTCGAGCTAGTGACTGACTTCGTCGAGGGATCGGTCGGGGAGTTCGACTCCCGGGCGGGGAAAGTCGAGGGGGCGGTGCGGACCGCCGTGGCGCTGCTCACCGAGGGGGTCGTCGCCGCGCCGATCGAGGGGATCGACCGGGTCGAGCTGCTGCAAAACGACGACGGGACGGAGTTCATCAACGTCTACTACGCCGGCCCGATCCGATCGGCAGGGGGGACCGCCCAGGCGCTGTCGGTGCTGGTGGCCGACTACGCCCGGTCGCTTCTGGACATCGAGGAGTATCGCGCCAGAAGCGACGAGATCGAGCGCTACGCCGAGGAGGTCTCCCTCTACGACAAGGAGACTGGCCTCCAGTACACCCCGAAGGACAAGGAGACGAAGTTCATCGCCGAACACCTGCCGATCATGCTCGACGGGGAGGCCACCGGCGACGAGGAGGTCTCCGGCT
The Halalkaliarchaeum desulfuricum DNA segment above includes these coding regions:
- a CDS encoding adenosylhomocysteinase; the protein is MSTTGYPPVTEQLAEPETTREEGRRKMDWALQHMPILESLREDFLAEKPLEGERVAMAMHVEAKTANLVELLADGGAEVTLTGCNPLSTHDDVSAALDAHEKITSYAVRGVDDEEYYEAIEATIGHDPTITVDDGGDLVFAIHEDYPELIDTIVGGCEETTTGVHRLRSMAEDGALEYPVFAVNDTPMKRLFDNVHGTGESSLATIAMTTNLSFAGKDIVVAGFGYCGKGVAKKASGQNANVIVAEVDSRKALEAHMEGYDVMPMSEAAEVGDVFITTTGNRDVIVEEHFRKMQDGVLLANAGHFDVEIDLVALEELAADHYEARDGVEAYEMPDGRRLNVLAEGRLVNLAAPLALGHPVEVMDQSFGVQAACVRELAENGDGYEPGVHEVPDDLDREIAEIKLEAEGVEFDTLSAEQEEYLSSWQHGT
- a CDS encoding PPC domain-containing DNA-binding protein — translated: MNYREVTPTREFLARLDTGADWREEIESLASEEGIESAWFNAMGAVQDAEIWFYDQETKEYQPVTFDEPLEVAACIGNIALLEGEVFAHTHAVLSRPSGQTLAGHLNSATVFAGEVHMRAFEEPLERSHDDVTDLDLWL